One genomic segment of Stigmatella erecta includes these proteins:
- a CDS encoding metallophosphoesterase encodes MSTQSLLIAGVGDIHGRFHRVEAWMEALETARGRPVDLVLAVGDVEAFRRADDQRRKMTKRLMPAEFAEYADGQRQMKRPLYFIGGNNEDFEALHDAPEGMELAPQVYYLGRAGLQTLRGLRVAYLSGIHAPRFFDQPLKRPRALDTAKQAGYFRAPEVERVMHARDVDLLLVHEWPRGIVQRARDENASSVRPLPSYWIGNPITRRLADTLRPKWMFCGHSHKGFAVSLGGESGRPVTRVACLDQAARPEEAVFWLEFENREPVRGGWGLSGAVAWQAGAPWNLQSLPSVGPPAASAEEELELG; translated from the coding sequence ATGTCCACACAATCTCTCCTCATCGCGGGTGTGGGAGACATCCATGGCCGCTTCCACCGGGTGGAGGCGTGGATGGAGGCCTTGGAGACGGCGCGGGGCCGGCCGGTGGACCTGGTGCTGGCGGTGGGGGATGTGGAGGCCTTCCGGCGCGCGGATGATCAGCGCCGCAAGATGACCAAGCGCCTCATGCCCGCCGAGTTCGCCGAGTACGCGGACGGGCAGCGGCAGATGAAGCGGCCCCTGTACTTCATCGGTGGGAACAACGAGGACTTCGAGGCGCTCCACGACGCGCCGGAGGGCATGGAGCTGGCCCCCCAGGTGTATTACCTCGGGCGGGCGGGGCTCCAGACGCTGCGGGGGCTGCGCGTGGCGTACCTCTCGGGCATCCACGCCCCGCGCTTCTTTGATCAGCCGCTCAAGCGGCCCCGGGCGCTCGATACGGCGAAGCAGGCCGGCTACTTCCGCGCGCCCGAAGTCGAGCGCGTGATGCACGCGCGGGACGTGGACCTGCTGCTGGTGCACGAGTGGCCGCGGGGCATCGTGCAGCGGGCGCGGGACGAGAACGCCTCCTCGGTCCGGCCCCTGCCGTCGTATTGGATTGGCAATCCCATCACGCGCCGGTTGGCGGACACGCTGCGGCCCAAGTGGATGTTCTGCGGGCACTCCCACAAGGGCTTCGCGGTGTCCCTGGGCGGAGAGAGTGGACGGCCGGTGACGCGCGTGGCCTGTCTGGATCAGGCGGCCCGGCCGGAGGAGGCGGTGTTCTGGCTGGAGTTCGAGAACCGCGAGCCCGTGCGCGGCGGCTGGGGCCTCTCCGGCGCGGTGGCCTGGCAGGCCGGGGCGCCGTGGAACCTCCAATCGCTGCCCTCGGTGGGCCCCCCCGCCGCCTCCGCGGAAGAGGAACTGGAGCTGGGGTGA
- a CDS encoding phosphatase PAP2 family protein: MLSAQLLLVAVPLLSSVPLSPDARPSSGQAPGFHALRFDWKQDGALLGAAAVLLVGSEVLFKEDLAPATCRWCDRAADGTDSLNRLDRWGRGLTGTTGAQRQRAGDWSNLVGGLLPLGTLGAHYAFSRQAGASGAVFLQDTGIIVESVLLSAVLNQATKFIAGRERPFVHLLPEAQKPFTEHPSDNNLSFYSGHTSMVFSLVVSAGTVAHLRGYPHQPWVWAVGLPLATSVGLLRMGAGKHYLTDVAVGAALGTASGLAVPLLLHGRTSPASEGLSLQVTAGPRGAAVAGRF; the protein is encoded by the coding sequence GTGCTTTCCGCCCAACTGCTTCTCGTGGCCGTCCCCCTGCTCTCCTCGGTTCCGCTGAGCCCGGACGCCCGGCCCTCTTCCGGGCAAGCGCCCGGTTTTCACGCGCTGCGGTTCGACTGGAAGCAGGACGGCGCCCTCCTGGGCGCGGCGGCGGTGCTGCTGGTGGGCAGCGAGGTGCTCTTCAAGGAGGACCTGGCCCCCGCCACGTGCCGCTGGTGTGACCGGGCCGCCGATGGCACGGACTCCCTCAACCGGCTGGACCGCTGGGGACGCGGGCTCACCGGCACCACCGGGGCGCAGCGCCAGCGCGCGGGCGACTGGAGCAACCTCGTGGGCGGGCTGCTGCCCCTGGGCACGCTGGGGGCGCACTACGCCTTCTCCCGGCAGGCGGGGGCCTCCGGCGCCGTCTTCCTCCAGGACACGGGCATCATCGTCGAGTCGGTGCTGCTGAGCGCGGTGCTCAACCAGGCCACGAAGTTCATCGCGGGCCGGGAGCGGCCCTTCGTCCACCTCCTGCCCGAGGCCCAGAAGCCCTTCACGGAGCACCCCTCGGACAACAACCTCTCCTTCTACAGCGGCCACACCAGCATGGTCTTCTCGCTGGTGGTGTCCGCGGGCACCGTGGCCCACCTGCGCGGCTACCCGCACCAGCCCTGGGTCTGGGCGGTGGGGCTGCCCCTGGCCACCTCCGTGGGCTTGCTGCGAATGGGGGCTGGCAAACACTATTTGACCGATGTGGCCGTGGGCGCGGCGCTGGGGACGGCCTCCGGGCTCGCGGTGCCCCTGCTGCTGCACGGGCGCACCTCCCCGGCCTCCGAGGGGCTGTCGCTCCAGGTGACGGCAGGGCCCCGGGGCGCGGCGGTCGCGGGGCGCTTCTAG
- a CDS encoding choice-of-anchor D domain-containing protein yields the protein MWGRRWAWLVAWACVAGGLSGCDRQSSGNRARTGFATRPQVLEFGPAALGSTKTVKLRVANEGRAPLRVEGASSSVPHVEIAPFEPFSLSAGGEAELEVRFSPAVEGTVQGVVDILTDADSDGAAGSQVNFAGQGVKAWVEVRSQELDFGNVALDTVQVLTLRLRNPSRVESPLRLRMAGADADQFSSSAAGPELMLQPGEEQALPIAFKPRRLGVASAEVSVEVCEGCAPMAVPLKGMGIASQLDISPLRVDFGNVALGATAEERIMVRNLGTTPMSYQGARLLEGAGEFRLLSAVVPPGGVLNPGQAAEIRVAFAPSRLGALPEARVEIDVKASGSAAPAPKVALSGEGGSSCVTVMPRALDLGGVAEGMSATREVKVINRCRVPVLVSDVQIDTRQGGFFTLAQAPASTPIGPGQTAAVGITFTPRAGAGQGEAQLSVSVRSGGTTSTEAVALKGHGKALPPCQYTVTPATLDFGRVPVGAEVVLGTSVRNTGATECYLAGLQLASGSDGAFSAQPVTGSLLAPGQKAQLLVRFKPEAEASYGGLAEGWVNHPSAGHPTVSVVGEGVKGCFAVQPTHLEFGISQLTCAPRTQDLIAYNGCAGPLTVQGLQVAQDGAEFQLSEVPAFPVTLQAGEQFRMRATYAPENEGVDAAALRFVLGPDSVYTASLLGKGVSKAEQTDTFLQESEAQVDVLFVVDNSGSMMEEQQSLGSNFAAFLSSANAAGVDYHIGVTTTGLDASPGGWSACLGGAEGGENGRLFPVDGSSPRVITPTTPNASSVFAHNTQVGVCHWNEQGLEAAYRALSQPLLHNTDDPRTAQAADGNGGFLREDARLALIFLTDEEDFSTQPVSFYETYFRALKNNEASKLSVSAIVGPANLSTCVTASSSGSRYIQLAEATGGVVESICTPNWAESLKKLSSNTFGPNRSFPLSEVPENPSQISVTVDGVPVTSGWNYNPDTRAIVFEAQAAPPPGALVEVTYPLGC from the coding sequence ATGTGGGGACGTCGGTGGGCTTGGCTGGTGGCGTGGGCGTGTGTGGCGGGAGGGCTGAGCGGGTGTGACCGGCAGAGCTCCGGCAACCGCGCACGCACGGGCTTCGCCACCCGGCCGCAGGTGCTGGAGTTCGGCCCGGCGGCGCTCGGCTCCACCAAGACGGTGAAGCTGCGGGTGGCCAACGAAGGCCGGGCGCCGCTGCGCGTGGAGGGTGCCTCCTCCAGCGTCCCCCACGTGGAGATCGCCCCGTTCGAGCCCTTCTCGCTGAGCGCGGGGGGCGAGGCCGAGCTGGAGGTGCGCTTCTCGCCCGCCGTGGAGGGCACGGTGCAGGGCGTGGTGGACATCCTCACGGACGCGGACTCGGACGGGGCCGCGGGCTCGCAGGTGAACTTCGCGGGCCAGGGCGTCAAGGCCTGGGTCGAGGTGCGCAGCCAGGAGCTGGATTTCGGCAACGTGGCGCTGGACACCGTGCAGGTGCTCACGCTGCGCCTGCGCAACCCCTCCCGCGTGGAGAGCCCGCTGCGGCTGCGGATGGCCGGGGCGGACGCGGATCAGTTCTCCTCCAGCGCGGCCGGGCCGGAGCTGATGCTGCAGCCGGGCGAGGAGCAGGCCCTGCCCATCGCGTTCAAGCCGCGCCGGCTGGGCGTGGCCTCCGCCGAGGTGAGCGTGGAGGTGTGCGAGGGCTGCGCGCCCATGGCCGTGCCGCTCAAGGGCATGGGCATCGCCTCGCAGCTGGACATCTCGCCCCTGCGGGTGGACTTCGGCAACGTGGCGCTGGGGGCCACGGCCGAGGAGCGCATCATGGTGCGCAACCTGGGCACCACGCCCATGAGCTACCAGGGCGCGCGCCTCCTGGAGGGCGCCGGGGAGTTCCGCCTGCTGAGCGCGGTGGTGCCCCCGGGCGGCGTCCTCAATCCGGGGCAGGCCGCGGAGATCCGCGTGGCGTTCGCGCCGTCGCGGCTCGGCGCGCTTCCCGAGGCGCGGGTGGAAATCGACGTGAAGGCCTCCGGCTCGGCCGCGCCCGCGCCCAAGGTGGCGCTGAGCGGGGAGGGCGGCTCCTCGTGCGTGACGGTGATGCCGCGCGCGCTGGACCTGGGAGGCGTGGCCGAGGGCATGTCCGCCACCCGCGAGGTGAAGGTCATCAACCGCTGCCGCGTCCCGGTGCTGGTGAGTGACGTGCAGATCGACACGCGGCAGGGCGGCTTCTTCACGCTGGCCCAGGCGCCCGCGAGCACCCCCATCGGCCCGGGCCAGACGGCCGCCGTGGGCATCACCTTCACGCCCCGGGCGGGCGCGGGGCAGGGCGAGGCCCAGCTGTCCGTGTCCGTGCGCAGCGGCGGCACCACCTCCACCGAGGCGGTGGCGCTCAAGGGGCACGGCAAGGCGCTCCCGCCGTGCCAGTACACGGTGACCCCGGCCACGCTCGACTTCGGGCGGGTGCCGGTGGGCGCAGAGGTGGTGCTGGGCACCTCCGTGCGCAACACGGGCGCCACGGAGTGCTACCTCGCGGGGCTGCAGCTTGCCTCGGGCTCGGATGGGGCCTTCAGCGCCCAGCCGGTGACGGGCTCCCTGCTGGCCCCCGGGCAGAAGGCGCAGCTCCTCGTCCGGTTCAAGCCCGAGGCGGAGGCCTCCTATGGCGGCCTGGCGGAGGGCTGGGTGAACCACCCGTCCGCGGGGCACCCCACCGTGAGCGTGGTGGGCGAAGGGGTGAAGGGCTGCTTCGCCGTTCAGCCCACGCACCTGGAGTTCGGCATCTCCCAGCTCACGTGCGCGCCGCGCACGCAGGATCTCATCGCCTACAACGGCTGCGCGGGCCCGCTCACCGTCCAGGGCCTGCAGGTGGCGCAGGACGGCGCGGAGTTCCAGCTCTCGGAGGTGCCCGCCTTCCCGGTGACGCTGCAGGCGGGGGAGCAGTTCCGGATGCGCGCCACCTACGCGCCCGAGAACGAGGGCGTGGACGCGGCGGCGCTGCGCTTCGTGCTGGGGCCGGACTCCGTCTACACCGCGAGCCTGCTGGGCAAGGGCGTGTCCAAGGCCGAGCAGACCGACACGTTCCTCCAGGAGTCCGAGGCCCAGGTGGACGTGCTCTTCGTCGTGGACAACTCGGGCTCGATGATGGAGGAGCAGCAGAGCCTGGGCAGCAACTTTGCCGCCTTCCTGAGCTCCGCCAACGCCGCGGGCGTGGACTACCACATCGGGGTCACCACCACGGGCCTGGATGCCTCGCCGGGCGGCTGGTCCGCCTGCCTGGGCGGCGCCGAGGGCGGTGAGAACGGCCGGCTCTTCCCGGTGGATGGGTCCTCGCCGCGCGTCATTACCCCCACCACGCCGAACGCCTCGTCCGTCTTCGCCCACAACACGCAGGTGGGCGTGTGCCACTGGAACGAGCAGGGGCTGGAGGCCGCCTACCGGGCCCTGTCCCAGCCGCTGCTGCACAACACGGATGATCCGCGCACCGCTCAGGCCGCGGACGGCAACGGCGGCTTCCTGCGCGAGGACGCGCGGCTGGCGCTCATCTTCCTCACCGACGAGGAGGACTTCTCCACCCAGCCGGTCTCCTTCTACGAGACGTACTTCCGCGCGCTGAAGAACAACGAGGCCTCCAAGCTGAGCGTCTCGGCCATCGTGGGGCCCGCGAACCTGTCCACCTGCGTGACGGCCAGCAGCTCGGGCTCGCGCTACATCCAGCTCGCGGAGGCCACCGGCGGCGTCGTGGAGAGCATCTGCACGCCGAACTGGGCCGAGTCCCTGAAGAAGCTCTCGTCCAACACCTTCGGGCCCAACCGCTCCTTCCCGCTGTCCGAGGTGCCCGAGAATCCCTCGCAGATCTCCGTCACGGTGGACGGGGTGCCGGTGACGTCCGGTTGGAATTACAACCCAGACACCCGCGCCATTGTCTTCGAGGCCCAGGCGGCCCCCCCGCCGGGCGCCCTCGTGGAAGTCACGTACCCGCTGGGTTGTTGA
- a CDS encoding CBS domain-containing protein, with protein MKLSAVMNPDVRPISPEQTLTEAALRMRQQGSGLLPVCSSRKMVGLLTDRDIVFQAIAERLDPQQTRVSEILPDSAPCHAFEDDELATAAQLMAEHHLNHLPVLDRDRNLVGMVSLDDIAREALDAPTDPQDLPLSGLTVNHH; from the coding sequence ATGAAGCTGAGCGCGGTGATGAATCCGGATGTGCGTCCCATCAGCCCGGAACAAACGCTAACCGAGGCCGCTCTGCGCATGCGGCAACAGGGCTCAGGACTTCTTCCCGTCTGCTCCAGCCGGAAGATGGTGGGCCTGCTCACCGACCGGGACATCGTCTTCCAGGCCATCGCCGAGCGGCTGGACCCCCAACAGACCCGGGTGAGCGAGATCCTGCCGGATTCGGCGCCCTGCCACGCCTTCGAGGACGATGAGCTGGCCACCGCCGCCCAGCTCATGGCCGAACACCACCTCAACCACCTGCCCGTGCTCGACCGGGACCGGAACCTCGTGGGCATGGTGTCGCTCGACGACATTGCCCGCGAGGCGCTGGATGCCCCCACGGACCCTCAGGATCTCCCCCTCTCGGGGCTGACCGTGAACCACCACTGA
- a CDS encoding PD-(D/E)XK nuclease family protein yields the protein MPRPGRTLQVFPDANRRQQVLRATRESHGFVRAAGCLTWDEFVNALGGARGLKRRPCAASAARVVMGSLAQGLGETPFGAFVQEPAFARAALELVLDMKAGRLTPRELQDAAELLPQERRPRLRVLARLYDAYVRRMEALGLADREDVLRGSLQALQALQAGAWPAAWEDVDTLVLHGLYDVRPSGLALLLALAAVCEQRRVALRVETPVGGSPVADAALAGLFRAFENQGEALGHVDLFKADLTFEDRPLAELGRHLFSAGVARGALEAAAGPLRMWSVGSAQDEARQIARDVRRLVAEGVEPGRIAVAWREPGPEARWLAEALGALGVPVRLPFGEPLALAGPVRLALELPLLAEDGFPAERVAELVASRYAPILSRGAPAAPATLLTEAAVRDDRLGASRGRGAYDVRLEGLARRLLAAHDERAHARAHAVRLLRERCLRLMEECRRIPESGSALELLGAWWQAVRQLGLTDSEGELEPLRDGALGLHGLEARSRDDAARQALSLRVGELERTLRTVDGGPRLSRRTFGRWLLDAMRDVYLPPRGPAAGAVEVLDIRELAGRTFGHLFLAGMTEGRFPGHEAPNPLLGDADRVELNKHLGRDVFRLTGGEFEDRAPWRLAEDRLLFASALVAAEEQVSLSFPATGVGGQEQVPSAFLEELRRLTGKGWEARALMAVPPLDDVLTESELRQRVALETLASARLRVTEPDVAGPLLRRRFAVEAWFASAKELAHVEVERLHFFSNPANRVGPYTGHIAGPGLDTALRETFRFDENRPLSASALARFGNCGFQGFLTYGLKVTEPEQPGEEFDARGRGTFWHRVLEEVFRRLRAKGLLGKGLEALPDEVLDESLTEAVRYFEQRHHVGHPELWKLAKERARAMARRILADERRGMPFERYMPEAFELKFGPKAGDKWGQVSLLAGEEAIHFEGKIDRLDQSAGDVGVIDYKSGRLDKRELKQKLLSSDFQLPLYLYAARASGHREARNAAWFSLRTGTTVHLSEVVSAEELEDMLATDPAIRARLAEEEKPNLANAVEQLVATARQGQFGMRPKDCGSCGYRPVCRITERRVVEEGV from the coding sequence ATGCCCCGTCCCGGCCGCACCCTCCAGGTCTTCCCCGACGCGAACCGGCGCCAGCAAGTGCTGCGCGCGACACGCGAAAGCCACGGCTTCGTGCGGGCGGCGGGTTGTCTCACCTGGGACGAATTCGTCAACGCGCTGGGGGGGGCCCGGGGGCTGAAGCGCAGGCCCTGCGCGGCCTCGGCGGCGCGCGTGGTGATGGGCTCGCTGGCCCAGGGACTGGGCGAGACGCCCTTTGGCGCCTTCGTCCAGGAGCCTGCCTTCGCCCGCGCCGCGCTGGAACTCGTGCTCGACATGAAGGCGGGCCGGCTGACGCCCCGGGAGCTCCAGGACGCCGCGGAGCTGCTTCCGCAAGAGCGCCGCCCCCGGCTCCGGGTGCTCGCCCGGCTGTATGACGCCTATGTCCGGCGCATGGAGGCCCTGGGGCTGGCGGACCGGGAGGACGTGCTGCGCGGCTCGCTCCAGGCGCTCCAGGCGCTCCAGGCGGGCGCGTGGCCCGCGGCCTGGGAGGACGTGGACACGCTCGTGCTGCACGGCCTGTACGACGTGCGGCCCTCGGGGCTGGCGCTGCTCCTGGCGCTGGCGGCGGTGTGCGAGCAGCGCCGGGTGGCCCTGCGGGTGGAGACGCCCGTGGGCGGCTCGCCCGTGGCGGACGCGGCGCTGGCGGGCCTGTTCCGGGCCTTCGAGAACCAGGGGGAGGCGCTGGGCCATGTGGACCTCTTCAAGGCGGACCTGACCTTCGAGGACCGTCCCCTGGCGGAGCTGGGACGCCACCTCTTCTCGGCGGGCGTGGCGCGCGGGGCGCTGGAGGCCGCGGCGGGCCCGTTGCGGATGTGGAGCGTGGGCTCGGCCCAGGACGAGGCCCGGCAGATCGCCCGGGACGTGCGCCGGCTGGTGGCCGAGGGCGTCGAGCCGGGCCGGATCGCCGTGGCCTGGCGGGAGCCGGGGCCGGAGGCGCGGTGGCTGGCCGAGGCGCTGGGCGCGCTGGGCGTGCCGGTGCGGCTGCCGTTTGGCGAGCCGCTCGCGCTGGCGGGCCCGGTGCGGCTGGCGTTGGAGCTGCCCCTGCTGGCCGAGGATGGGTTTCCGGCCGAGCGCGTGGCGGAGCTGGTGGCGAGCCGGTACGCGCCCATCCTCTCGCGCGGCGCGCCCGCGGCCCCGGCGACGCTCCTCACCGAGGCGGCGGTGCGGGATGACCGGCTGGGGGCCTCGCGGGGACGCGGCGCGTATGACGTGCGGCTGGAGGGGCTGGCGCGCCGGCTGTTGGCTGCCCACGACGAGCGGGCGCACGCGCGGGCCCATGCGGTGCGGCTGCTCCGGGAGCGCTGCCTGCGGCTGATGGAGGAGTGCCGCCGCATCCCCGAGTCGGGCAGCGCGCTGGAGCTGCTCGGGGCGTGGTGGCAGGCCGTGCGGCAGCTGGGGCTCACGGACTCGGAAGGGGAGCTGGAGCCCCTGCGGGACGGCGCCCTGGGGCTGCACGGGCTGGAGGCCCGGTCCCGGGACGATGCCGCGCGCCAGGCGCTGAGCCTCCGGGTGGGGGAGCTGGAGCGCACGCTGCGGACGGTGGACGGCGGCCCGAGGTTGTCCCGGCGCACCTTCGGCCGGTGGCTCCTGGACGCGATGCGGGACGTGTACCTGCCGCCCCGGGGGCCCGCGGCCGGCGCGGTGGAGGTGCTGGACATCCGCGAGCTGGCGGGGCGCACGTTCGGCCACCTCTTCCTGGCGGGGATGACCGAGGGCCGCTTCCCGGGGCACGAGGCGCCCAATCCCTTGCTGGGAGACGCCGACCGGGTGGAGCTGAACAAGCACCTGGGGCGGGACGTCTTCCGGCTCACCGGGGGCGAGTTCGAGGACCGGGCGCCGTGGCGCCTCGCCGAGGACCGGCTGCTCTTCGCCAGCGCGCTGGTGGCGGCGGAGGAGCAGGTGAGCCTGTCCTTCCCGGCAACGGGCGTGGGCGGGCAGGAGCAGGTGCCCTCCGCGTTCCTGGAGGAGCTCCGCCGGCTCACGGGCAAGGGTTGGGAGGCGCGGGCGTTGATGGCCGTGCCGCCGCTGGATGACGTGCTGACGGAGTCCGAGCTGCGCCAGCGCGTGGCCCTGGAGACGCTGGCGTCCGCCCGGCTGCGCGTGACCGAGCCGGATGTGGCGGGGCCCTTGCTGCGCCGGCGCTTCGCGGTCGAGGCGTGGTTCGCCAGCGCAAAGGAGCTGGCGCACGTGGAAGTCGAGCGCCTGCACTTCTTCAGCAACCCGGCCAACCGGGTGGGGCCCTACACGGGACACATCGCGGGCCCGGGGCTGGACACGGCGCTGCGGGAGACGTTCCGCTTCGATGAGAACCGGCCCCTGTCGGCCTCGGCGCTGGCCCGGTTTGGAAACTGTGGCTTCCAGGGCTTCCTCACGTACGGGTTGAAGGTGACCGAGCCGGAGCAGCCGGGCGAGGAGTTCGATGCGCGCGGCCGGGGAACCTTCTGGCACCGGGTGCTGGAGGAAGTGTTCCGGCGGCTTCGGGCGAAGGGGCTGCTCGGCAAGGGTCTGGAGGCGCTTCCGGACGAGGTGCTGGATGAATCGCTCACCGAGGCGGTGCGCTACTTCGAGCAGCGCCACCACGTGGGGCATCCGGAGCTGTGGAAGCTCGCCAAGGAGCGGGCCCGGGCCATGGCGCGGCGCATCCTCGCGGACGAGCGCCGGGGGATGCCTTTCGAGCGCTACATGCCCGAGGCCTTCGAGCTGAAGTTCGGCCCGAAAGCCGGTGACAAGTGGGGCCAGGTGTCGCTCCTGGCGGGCGAGGAGGCCATTCACTTCGAGGGGAAGATCGACCGGCTGGATCAGAGCGCGGGCGACGTGGGCGTCATCGACTACAAGTCGGGGCGCCTGGACAAGCGGGAGCTGAAGCAGAAGCTCCTGTCCTCGGACTTCCAGCTCCCGCTGTACCTCTACGCGGCGCGGGCCAGCGGCCACCGGGAGGCACGCAACGCGGCCTGGTTCTCGCTCCGCACGGGGACGACGGTGCACCTGTCCGAGGTGGTCTCCGCCGAGGAGCTGGAGGACATGCTGGCCACGGATCCGGCCATCCGCGCCCGGCTGGCCGAGGAGGAGAAGCCCAACCTGGCGAACGCGGTGGAGCAGCTGGTGGCCACGGCCCGGCAGGGCCAGTTCGGCATGCGCCCGAAGGATTGCGGCAGCTGCGGCTACCGGCCGGTGTGCCGCATCACCGAGCGGCGGGTGGTGGAGGAGGGCGTTTGA
- a CDS encoding DMT family transporter: MKGFTVPERWRGLPLLVLSSFLFALMALFARMLSGRLSVGQVVCGRFAVGLVFLALYYPAMGRRPRFGRPLLWSLRGIFGGISVYLYFVCIDRVAVGPAVLLNACWPIYGAILGYYFLKEHVSGPLLGGLVLTTVGAGLVIWGTSMVTSSLSFGLGAWAGMFSAVFSGAAVVALRGLRNDTDPATVFLSFCFFGLLFGLPFALADWRPLAADTVGLLLAVGLSSAVAQMIFTYAMGYVTTAMGGVGSQLTPVFSWLLGAVFLTEPVAPLALLGAALCILGVLWGTGLLRKLLVPSAVQP; the protein is encoded by the coding sequence ATGAAGGGCTTCACGGTTCCCGAGCGCTGGCGCGGCCTGCCGCTGCTCGTCCTCTCCAGCTTTCTCTTCGCGCTCATGGCCCTGTTCGCCCGGATGCTCTCAGGCCGGCTGTCCGTGGGGCAGGTCGTCTGTGGCCGGTTCGCCGTGGGGCTCGTGTTCCTGGCGCTCTACTACCCGGCGATGGGCCGCCGGCCCCGCTTCGGCCGGCCGCTGCTCTGGTCCCTGCGCGGCATCTTCGGCGGCATCTCGGTCTACCTCTACTTCGTCTGCATCGACCGGGTGGCCGTGGGTCCCGCGGTGCTGCTCAATGCCTGCTGGCCCATCTACGGCGCCATCCTGGGGTACTACTTCCTCAAGGAGCACGTGAGCGGCCCGCTCCTGGGTGGGCTCGTGTTGACGACGGTGGGCGCGGGGCTCGTCATCTGGGGCACCTCCATGGTGACCTCCAGCCTGTCCTTCGGGCTGGGGGCGTGGGCGGGCATGTTCTCGGCCGTCTTCAGCGGCGCCGCCGTCGTCGCCCTGCGCGGCCTGCGCAACGACACGGATCCGGCCACCGTCTTCCTGTCCTTCTGCTTCTTCGGCCTGCTCTTCGGCCTTCCCTTCGCCCTGGCCGACTGGCGGCCCCTCGCGGCGGACACGGTGGGGCTGCTGCTGGCGGTGGGGCTGTCCTCGGCGGTGGCGCAGATGATCTTCACCTACGCCATGGGTTACGTCACCACGGCCATGGGCGGCGTGGGCTCGCAGCTCACCCCCGTCTTCTCCTGGCTCCTGGGGGCCGTGTTCCTCACCGAGCCCGTGGCGCCGCTGGCCCTGCTGGGCGCGGCCCTGTGTATCCTGGGGGTGCTCTGGGGCACCGGGCTCTTGCGCAAGCTCCTCGTCCCTTCCGCCGTGCAGCCCTAG